A stretch of the Cheilinus undulatus linkage group 11, ASM1832078v1, whole genome shotgun sequence genome encodes the following:
- the trappc6b gene encoding trafficking protein particle complex subunit 6b: MADEAPFQFLHNELIQYIYKTAENGEAENGRNITKLETMGFRVGQGLIERLTKDTARFKDELDIMKFICKDFWTCVFKKQIDNLRTNHQGIYVLQDNKFRLLSQLSAGKQYLDQAPKYLAFTCGLVRGGLSNLGVKSIVTAEVSVMPACKFQVMIQKM, encoded by the exons atggcAGACGAGGCTCCTTTCCAGTTTTTACATAACGAGTTGATTCAGTACATCTATAAGACGGCTGAGAACGGAGAAGCG GAAAATGGCAGGAATATCACCAAACTGGAGACTATGGGCTTCAGAGTGGGGCAAGGACTCATAGAGAG ACTAACTAAAGACACGGCTCGCTTCAAAGACGAGCTGGACATCATGAAGTTCATCTGCAAAGATTTCTGGACCTGTGTGTTTAAGAAGCAAATCGACAACCTTCGTACCAACCACCAG GGCATCTACGTTCTGCAGGACAACAAGTTCAGATTACTGAGTCAGCTGTCTGCGGGGAAGCAGTATCTGGATCAAGCTCCAAAG TACCTGGCCTTCACCTGCGGTCTGGTGAGAGGAGGGCTGTCTAACCTCGGAGTGAAGAGCATCGTCACAGCTGAGGTCTCCGTCATGCCTGCAT GTAAATTCCAGGTGATGATCCAGAAAATGTAG